The Trueperaceae bacterium genome includes a window with the following:
- a CDS encoding 5'-methylthioadenosine/adenosylhomocysteine nucleosidase, whose amino-acid sequence MSEGPTAVIGAMDAEIATLLPRLHERRTVSYGPFEVHEGTLDGHPTFLAACGVGKVNAAALAQQLLASGARRVVFTGVAGALAPDLAVGDVVVAHDAVQHDVDVTGLGYAPGEVPGEPLAWPADPALRDAAYAAATEAVAGAATVRVGRVASGDAFVAGAEAGAAIRAAFDATCAEMEGAAVAQVCHRWGVPWVVVRSISDTADHAAETDFRAFTELAAARAEAVVRGLLARLHAPPGEVA is encoded by the coding sequence GTGAGCGAGGGGCCGACCGCGGTCATCGGCGCGATGGACGCCGAGATCGCCACGTTGCTGCCCCGCCTGCACGAGCGCCGCACCGTTTCGTACGGGCCGTTCGAGGTGCACGAGGGCACCCTCGACGGCCACCCGACGTTCCTGGCCGCGTGCGGGGTCGGCAAGGTCAACGCCGCCGCCCTCGCCCAGCAGCTGCTGGCGTCGGGCGCGCGCCGCGTCGTGTTCACCGGCGTCGCGGGCGCCCTCGCCCCCGACCTGGCGGTCGGGGACGTCGTCGTCGCCCACGACGCGGTGCAGCACGACGTCGACGTGACCGGCCTCGGCTACGCCCCCGGCGAGGTCCCGGGCGAACCGCTCGCCTGGCCGGCCGACCCGGCGCTCCGCGACGCGGCGTACGCCGCGGCGACCGAGGCGGTGGCGGGGGCCGCCACCGTCCGCGTCGGTCGGGTCGCGTCGGGCGACGCTTTCGTCGCCGGGGCGGAGGCCGGCGCGGCGATCCGCGCGGCGTTCGACGCCACCTGCGCGGAGATGGAGGGCGCCGCCGTCGCGCAGGTGTGCCACCGCTGGGGGGTGCCGTGGGTCGTGGTGCGCAGCATCAGCGATACCGCCGACCACGCCGCGGAGACCGACTTCCGGGCGTTCACCGAACTCGCGGCGGCGCGCGCCGAGGCGGTCGTGCGGGGCCTCCTCGCGCGCCTGCACGCCCCCCCGGGCGAGGTCGCGTAG
- the aceE gene encoding pyruvate dehydrogenase (acetyl-transferring), homodimeric type: MTDSRDDAPATERSALPNDVRTELERVETREWLDSLEYVLRSGGEARVREVLERLDTHAQAHGVEVPFSAETPYVNTIPADREPPYPGDFDLERRIRALIRWNAMAMVVRANKYSDGIGGHLATYASAATLYEVGFHHFFRGPQAGTNADLVYVQGHASPGIYARSFLEGRFEVEHMRNFRRELQPDHPGLSSYPHPWLMPDYWQFATVSMGLAPILSIYNARFARYLEARGLKERGDGKVWAFLGDGETDEPETLGAIKIASRERLDNLVWVINANLQRLDGPVYGNGKIIQELEAIFRGSGWNVVKVAWGRHWDALFAKDDEGLLAARFERMVDGESQRYAAFGGAELRERFFDTPELKALIDGWSDEDLDRLNRGGHDPTKVYAAYRAAVTHEGSPTVILARTVKGYGLGETAEAKNPAHQTKKLDEEDMRAFRDRFEIPVSDEEIGDFPFYRPEPDSPEARYLHERREALGGYLPARTPNHEPLPAPDADGFEEFYEGTGDRAVSTTMVFVTVLRKLLRDATWGDRVVPIIPDEARTFGMEALFRQIGIYSSQGQLYEPVDKENLLYYKESKDGAILEEGITEAGAMSSFVAAGTSYANYGVPMVPFYIYYSMFGFQRIGDLAWAAGDMRTRGFMLGATAGRTTLAGEGLQHMDGHSHLLALPIPNLEAYDPAFAYELSTLIREGLRRMYERQEDVFYYLTIGNENLPQPAAPEHLTRDALVDGITRGMYLYAPSPKKNPKKRVQLFGSGAIMGEVLDAAERLEGYGVAADVWSVTSYKALHRDAAAVERRNRLRDGDEVETSFLAAQLDGAVGPIVAASDYVRALPDMLAPYLDRPITSLGTDGFGRSEAREELRAHFEVNAAHVTWAALRALADQGHVDDATLAKARTDLDLRPDAPDPAVA; encoded by the coding sequence ATGACCGATTCGCGCGACGACGCGCCCGCGACCGAACGCAGCGCGCTACCGAACGACGTGCGGACCGAGCTGGAACGCGTCGAGACCCGCGAGTGGCTCGATTCGCTGGAGTACGTCCTGCGCTCGGGCGGCGAGGCGCGGGTGCGGGAGGTGCTCGAACGCCTCGATACGCACGCGCAGGCGCACGGCGTCGAGGTGCCCTTCAGCGCCGAAACCCCCTACGTCAACACGATCCCCGCCGACCGGGAGCCCCCCTACCCCGGCGATTTCGACCTCGAGCGGCGCATCCGCGCCCTCATCCGCTGGAACGCGATGGCGATGGTGGTGCGCGCCAACAAGTACAGCGACGGCATCGGCGGGCACTTGGCGACGTACGCCAGCGCCGCGACGCTGTACGAGGTCGGCTTCCATCACTTCTTCCGCGGTCCGCAGGCCGGCACGAACGCCGACCTCGTGTACGTCCAGGGGCACGCCAGCCCCGGCATCTACGCCCGCAGCTTCCTCGAGGGCCGCTTCGAGGTGGAGCACATGCGGAACTTCCGGCGTGAACTGCAGCCCGACCACCCCGGCCTCAGCAGCTACCCGCACCCGTGGCTCATGCCGGACTACTGGCAGTTCGCGACCGTCTCGATGGGCCTCGCGCCGATCCTGTCGATCTACAACGCGCGCTTCGCGCGCTACCTCGAGGCGCGCGGCCTCAAGGAGCGGGGCGACGGCAAGGTGTGGGCGTTCCTCGGGGACGGCGAGACCGACGAGCCCGAGACGCTGGGCGCCATCAAGATCGCCTCGCGGGAGCGCCTCGACAACCTCGTGTGGGTCATCAACGCCAACCTGCAGCGGCTCGACGGGCCCGTCTACGGCAACGGCAAGATCATCCAGGAGCTCGAAGCGATCTTCCGGGGGTCGGGCTGGAACGTCGTCAAGGTCGCCTGGGGGCGGCACTGGGACGCCCTGTTCGCGAAGGACGACGAGGGCCTCCTCGCCGCCCGCTTCGAGCGGATGGTGGACGGGGAAAGCCAACGCTACGCGGCGTTCGGGGGGGCGGAGCTGCGCGAGCGCTTCTTCGACACCCCGGAACTCAAGGCGCTCATCGACGGCTGGAGCGACGAGGACCTCGATCGCCTGAACCGCGGGGGGCACGACCCGACGAAGGTGTACGCCGCCTACCGTGCGGCGGTCACGCACGAGGGCAGCCCGACGGTGATCCTTGCGCGGACCGTGAAGGGGTACGGGCTCGGCGAGACGGCGGAGGCGAAGAACCCCGCCCACCAGACGAAGAAGCTGGACGAGGAGGACATGCGGGCGTTCCGCGACCGGTTCGAGATCCCCGTCAGCGACGAGGAGATCGGCGACTTCCCGTTCTACCGCCCCGAGCCGGACTCGCCCGAGGCGCGCTACCTGCACGAACGCCGCGAGGCGCTCGGGGGGTACCTGCCGGCCCGCACGCCCAACCACGAGCCGTTGCCCGCCCCCGACGCCGACGGCTTCGAGGAGTTCTACGAGGGCACCGGCGACCGTGCCGTGTCGACGACGATGGTGTTCGTCACGGTGCTCCGCAAGCTGCTGCGGGACGCGACGTGGGGTGACCGGGTGGTGCCGATCATCCCCGACGAGGCGCGGACCTTCGGGATGGAGGCGCTGTTCCGCCAGATCGGGATCTACAGCTCGCAAGGGCAGCTGTACGAGCCGGTCGACAAGGAGAACCTGCTCTACTACAAGGAGTCGAAGGACGGCGCCATCCTCGAGGAGGGCATCACCGAAGCGGGCGCCATGTCCAGCTTCGTCGCGGCCGGCACCAGCTACGCGAACTACGGCGTGCCGATGGTCCCCTTCTACATCTACTACTCGATGTTCGGCTTCCAACGCATCGGCGACCTCGCCTGGGCGGCGGGCGACATGCGGACCCGCGGGTTCATGCTCGGAGCGACCGCCGGACGCACGACGCTGGCGGGGGAGGGCCTGCAACACATGGACGGCCACAGCCACCTGCTGGCGTTGCCGATCCCCAACCTCGAGGCGTACGACCCGGCGTTCGCGTACGAGCTCTCGACGTTGATCCGCGAGGGCCTGCGGCGCATGTACGAACGCCAGGAGGACGTCTTCTACTACCTGACGATCGGCAACGAGAACCTCCCGCAGCCCGCCGCTCCGGAGCACCTGACCCGCGACGCGCTCGTGGACGGCATCACGCGGGGGATGTACCTCTACGCGCCGTCGCCGAAGAAGAACCCCAAGAAGCGCGTGCAGCTGTTCGGGTCCGGCGCCATCATGGGCGAGGTCCTCGACGCCGCGGAGCGCCTCGAGGGGTACGGCGTCGCCGCCGACGTCTGGAGCGTCACCAGCTACAAGGCGTTGCACCGCGACGCCGCCGCCGTCGAGCGGCGCAACCGCCTGCGCGACGGCGACGAGGTCGAGACCTCGTTCCTCGCCGCGCAACTGGACGGCGCCGTCGGCCCGATCGTGGCGGCGTCGGACTACGTCCGCGCCCTGCCCGACATGCTGGCGCCCTACCTGGACCGGCCGATCACCTCGCTCGGGACCGACGGGTTCGGGCGGAGCGAAGCGCGCGAGGAGCTCCGCGCGCACTTCGAGGTGAACGCCGCGCACGTCACGTGGGCCGCCCTGCGCGCCCTGGCCGACCAGGGGCACGTCGACGACGCGACCCTCGCGAAGGCCCGCACCGATCTCGACCTGCGCCCCGACGCGCCCGACCCCGCGGTCGCCTGA
- a CDS encoding alanine racemase: MTDPDLADLAARFGTPTYVLDLDVVRARLAELRAAFPDAAIRYAAKANALPALLRALADAGVGVEALGAGELRAAAAAGVPGSALLLGGPGQDAAARAAARDLGVALVSLDGRAQAAAWRAEPAPTPRFLVRVHPGLDPATHPHLATGAIGAKFGVAPAVADALARDLAAAGRLAGFHVHAGSMIDDPSLYDDLLARLDPLFDAVPEARVANLGGGFAVPGADLPAIAARVGPWARARDLTLLLEPGRYLVADAGTLLTRVAWRKGPAETGGVTHWICDAGMTHYARHALYGAEPPIREVGTPRGDVATGDVDGPACENADRLGTDRTLAAEAGDLLAVGRAGAYGAAMASTYTASPRPAEAVVEGGVARLARRRETLDDLTARDA, encoded by the coding sequence GTGACGGACCCCGACCTCGCCGACCTCGCCGCCCGGTTCGGGACGCCGACGTACGTCCTCGACCTCGACGTCGTCCGCGCCCGCCTCGCCGAACTCCGCGCGGCGTTCCCCGACGCCGCGATCCGCTACGCCGCGAAGGCGAACGCCCTCCCGGCCCTCCTCCGCGCGCTGGCGGACGCCGGCGTCGGGGTGGAGGCACTCGGGGCGGGCGAACTGCGGGCCGCCGCCGCCGCGGGGGTGCCCGGGTCGGCGCTGCTGCTCGGAGGGCCGGGGCAGGACGCCGCGGCGCGCGCCGCGGCGCGCGACCTGGGCGTCGCCCTCGTGAGCCTCGACGGGCGCGCCCAAGCGGCGGCCTGGCGCGCCGAGCCGGCCCCGACCCCGCGGTTCCTGGTGCGCGTGCATCCCGGGCTCGACCCGGCGACGCATCCCCACCTCGCGACCGGTGCGATCGGTGCGAAGTTCGGCGTGGCGCCCGCCGTCGCCGACGCGTTGGCGCGCGACCTGGCCGCCGCCGGGCGGCTGGCGGGCTTCCACGTGCACGCGGGCTCGATGATCGACGACCCGTCCCTCTACGACGATCTCCTCGCGCGGCTGGACCCGTTGTTCGACGCCGTCCCCGAGGCGCGCGTCGCGAACCTCGGCGGTGGCTTCGCGGTGCCCGGCGCGGACCTCCCCGCGATCGCCGCCCGGGTCGGGCCGTGGGCGCGGGCCCGCGACCTGACGCTGCTGCTCGAGCCGGGACGCTACCTCGTCGCCGACGCCGGCACGCTCCTCACGCGCGTCGCGTGGCGCAAGGGACCCGCCGAGACGGGCGGCGTGACGCACTGGATCTGCGACGCCGGCATGACGCACTACGCGCGCCACGCCCTCTACGGCGCGGAGCCGCCGATCCGGGAGGTGGGGACCCCCCGCGGCGACGTGGCGACCGGCGACGTCGACGGGCCCGCCTGCGAGAACGCCGACCGGCTCGGGACCGACCGGACCCTCGCGGCGGAGGCCGGGGACCTGCTGGCGGTCGGGCGGGCGGGCGCCTACGGCGCGGCGATGGCGTCGACGTACACCGCCTCGCCGCGCCCCGCGGAGGCCGTGGTCGAGGGCGGGGTGGCGCGCCTCGCGCGTCGTCGCGAGACGCTGGACGACCTGACGGCCCGCGACGCCTGA
- a CDS encoding NAD-dependent succinate-semialdehyde dehydrogenase: MAELTHLTGKYLSDTWHAADATYDVVGPLSGDAVARAAHCGPDEAKEAADVAWSAFETWRETTAFERAELLRSWHDAILANTELLARTMTQEMGKPIKEARGEAAYAASFVRWYEGEATRAYGEVFPTAAGHKRGLALRKPVGPVYAVTPWNFPAGMLTRKAAPALAAGCTFILKPAEQTPLTAMLLAELWREVGGPPGTLQVLPTDDPAAVTKPLMEDPRIRKVTFTGSTEVGRMLYAQSAETVKRISFELGGHAPFVIFDDADLDQAVRETIACKFRNAGQTCVCTNRIYVHEAIADAFTAKYVEAAKGLRVGDPNDEATDVGPLVDAAGLAKVQDHVRDAVSQGADVALGGETQGDLYFLPTVLTGVTPDMKMMQEETFGPVAPILTFATDDEAIALANATPYGLAAYVYTNDLRRAWRMAESLDYGIVGVNDGVPSAAHAPFGGVKQSGIGREGGPWGLEEYLEVTYVSMGVGH; this comes from the coding sequence GTGGCGGAGCTGACGCACCTGACCGGCAAGTACCTGAGCGACACCTGGCACGCCGCCGACGCGACGTACGACGTGGTCGGGCCCCTATCGGGCGACGCGGTCGCCCGCGCCGCGCACTGCGGGCCCGACGAGGCGAAGGAGGCGGCGGACGTCGCCTGGTCGGCGTTCGAAACCTGGCGCGAGACCACCGCGTTCGAACGCGCGGAGCTGCTCCGCTCGTGGCACGACGCGATCCTCGCGAACACCGAGCTCCTCGCGCGCACCATGACGCAGGAGATGGGCAAACCGATCAAGGAGGCGCGCGGTGAAGCGGCGTACGCCGCGAGCTTCGTGCGGTGGTACGAGGGGGAGGCGACCCGCGCGTACGGCGAGGTCTTCCCCACCGCCGCCGGCCACAAGCGCGGTCTCGCCCTCCGCAAGCCCGTCGGCCCGGTGTACGCCGTGACGCCGTGGAACTTCCCTGCGGGGATGCTGACGCGCAAGGCGGCGCCGGCCCTCGCGGCGGGCTGTACCTTCATCCTCAAGCCGGCGGAGCAGACGCCCCTGACCGCGATGCTGCTCGCGGAGTTGTGGCGGGAGGTCGGGGGCCCGCCCGGCACCCTGCAGGTCCTGCCGACCGACGACCCCGCCGCCGTCACGAAACCGTTGATGGAGGACCCCCGCATCCGCAAGGTGACGTTCACCGGCAGCACCGAGGTGGGGCGGATGCTGTACGCGCAGAGCGCGGAGACCGTGAAACGCATCAGTTTCGAGTTGGGCGGGCACGCGCCGTTCGTGATCTTCGACGACGCGGACCTCGACCAGGCGGTCCGCGAGACGATCGCCTGCAAGTTCCGCAACGCCGGCCAGACGTGCGTCTGCACGAACCGCATCTACGTCCACGAAGCGATCGCCGACGCCTTCACCGCGAAGTACGTCGAGGCGGCGAAGGGCTTGCGGGTGGGCGACCCGAACGACGAGGCGACCGACGTCGGGCCGCTCGTGGATGCCGCCGGCCTCGCGAAGGTCCAGGACCACGTGCGCGACGCCGTGTCGCAGGGCGCCGACGTCGCCCTGGGCGGGGAGACGCAGGGGGACCTGTACTTCCTGCCGACGGTCCTGACCGGCGTGACGCCGGACATGAAGATGATGCAGGAGGAGACCTTCGGGCCGGTCGCGCCGATCCTGACGTTCGCCACCGACGACGAGGCGATCGCGCTCGCGAACGCCACGCCGTACGGCCTCGCGGCGTACGTCTACACGAACGACCTGCGTCGCGCGTGGCGCATGGCGGAGTCGCTCGACTACGGCATCGTCGGCGTCAACGACGGCGTCCCGAGCGCGGCGCACGCCCCGTTCGGCGGCGTCAAGCAGAGCGGCATCGGGCGCGAGGGCGGCCCGTGGGGCCTGGAGGAGTACCTCGAGGTCACGTACGTCTCGATGGGGGTAGGGCACTGA
- the crtI gene encoding phytoene desaturase family protein, translating into MNPRKVVIIGSGFGALGTAARLLADGHEVTLYEARDKLGGRAYTYEQDGFVFDGGPTIITAPWMFDEIWAKAGKDREDYVKFVKCDPFYRIFDDAQNLFDYNDDEMFILNEIEKRNPSDKRGYLNFMKTTKDIFEKGFVELADEPFLHFTDMLRVAPDLIRLQSYKSVYKYVSQYVQDPFLRQVFSFHPLLVGGNPFDTPSIYAMIHYLEREWGVWYAIGGTGKLVEAFERLIKELGGTIHVDRPVAEILVRGENRDRQAYGVRLEDGAVVHADVVVSNADVATTYMNMIAPEHRKKYTDRKLERMDYAMSLFVLYFGTDKQYRHDGLLKHHNIILGPRYEGLLRDIFKNQGRLADDFSLYLHMPSYTDPSMAPEGHESFYVLSPVPNLTSGIDWRAQAKPYRDAIMNFLEANYLPGLQEHLVTEHYIDPLHFQGDLRSFRGSAFAFEPKLTQSAWFRPHNRSEEMPNLYFVGAGTHPGGGLPGVLSSAKIADKLINQGEPRKQAPSDAPSDAPLPERPPTRAMTEDVTWRS; encoded by the coding sequence ATGAATCCACGCAAGGTCGTCATCATCGGTTCGGGCTTCGGGGCCCTCGGCACGGCGGCGCGGCTGTTGGCCGACGGGCACGAGGTCACGCTCTACGAGGCGCGCGACAAACTCGGGGGGCGCGCGTACACGTACGAGCAGGACGGGTTCGTCTTCGACGGCGGACCGACCATCATCACCGCGCCCTGGATGTTCGACGAGATCTGGGCGAAGGCCGGCAAGGACCGCGAGGACTACGTGAAGTTCGTCAAGTGCGATCCGTTCTACCGGATCTTCGACGACGCGCAGAACCTCTTCGACTACAACGACGACGAGATGTTCATCCTGAACGAGATCGAGAAGCGCAACCCGAGCGACAAGCGCGGCTACCTGAACTTCATGAAGACCACGAAGGACATCTTCGAGAAGGGCTTCGTGGAGCTCGCCGACGAGCCGTTCCTGCACTTCACGGACATGCTTCGCGTCGCGCCGGACCTGATCCGCCTGCAGAGCTACAAGAGCGTCTACAAGTACGTCTCGCAGTACGTGCAGGACCCCTTCCTGCGGCAGGTGTTCAGCTTCCATCCGTTGCTGGTCGGCGGCAACCCGTTCGACACCCCCAGCATCTACGCGATGATCCACTACCTCGAGCGGGAGTGGGGCGTCTGGTACGCGATCGGGGGGACCGGCAAGCTCGTCGAGGCGTTCGAGCGCCTCATCAAGGAGCTGGGCGGCACGATCCACGTCGACCGGCCGGTCGCGGAGATCCTCGTCCGCGGCGAGAACCGCGACCGGCAGGCGTACGGCGTCCGGCTCGAGGACGGCGCCGTCGTCCACGCCGACGTCGTCGTCTCCAACGCCGACGTCGCGACGACCTACATGAACATGATCGCGCCGGAGCACCGCAAGAAGTACACCGACCGGAAGCTCGAGCGCATGGACTACGCCATGAGCCTCTTCGTGCTGTACTTCGGGACCGACAAGCAGTACCGGCACGACGGCCTGCTGAAGCACCACAACATCATTCTGGGGCCGCGCTACGAGGGCCTGCTGCGCGACATCTTCAAGAACCAGGGACGCCTCGCCGACGACTTCAGCCTCTACCTCCACATGCCGTCCTACACCGACCCGAGCATGGCGCCCGAGGGCCACGAATCGTTCTACGTCCTCTCGCCGGTCCCGAACCTCACGAGCGGCATCGATTGGCGAGCGCAGGCGAAGCCGTACCGCGACGCGATCATGAACTTCCTCGAGGCGAACTACCTCCCGGGCCTCCAGGAGCACCTGGTGACCGAGCACTACATCGACCCGCTGCACTTCCAGGGGGACCTGCGGAGCTTCCGGGGTTCGGCGTTCGCGTTCGAACCCAAGCTCACGCAGTCCGCCTGGTTCCGGCCGCACAACCGCAGCGAGGAGATGCCGAACCTGTACTTCGTCGGCGCCGGCACGCACCCCGGGGGCGGCCTGCCGGGCGTGCTGTCGAGCGCCAAGATCGCCGACAAACTCATCAACCAGGGCGAACCCAGGAAGCAGGCGCCGTCCGACGCGCCGTCCGACGCGCCGCTCCCCGAGCGCCCCCCCACCCGAGCGATGACGGAGGACGTGACGTGGCGGAGCTGA